The following coding sequences are from one Hydra vulgaris chromosome 04, alternate assembly HydraT2T_AEP window:
- the LOC136079419 gene encoding uncharacterized protein LOC136079419, producing MMIQRSSFYNYKKTHSIVLLAVCNAKYQFSLLDIGNSGRQSDGSVYTNSRLGYAIENNRLGIPQAYKVRDTETILPYVFVGDNAFGLKPHMMKPYPSSNLSYKQRTFNYRLSRARRTVEYAFGIAASRFRIFRRPIIVSTKKLCL from the coding sequence ATGATGATCCAGAGATCatcattttataactacaaaaaGACACATAGTATTGTTCTGTTGGCAGTGTGCAATGCAAAATATCAATTTTCACTATTAGATATAGGAAATAGCGGAAGGCAAAGTGATGGTAGCGTATATACAAATAGTCGACTTGGATATGCTATTGAAAATAATAGGCTTGGCATTCCCCAAGCATATAAAGTAAGAGATACAGAAACAATATTGCCTTATGTTTTTGTAGGAGATAATGCATTTGGTTTAAAGCCCCATATGATGAAACCTTATCCATCTTCAAATCTTTCGTACAAACAACGTACGTTTAACTACAGATTGTCGCGTGCGCGGAGAACAGTTGAATATGCATTTGGTATAGCTGCATCTCGATTTCGGATTTTTAGAAGACCTAttattgtttcaacaaaaaagtTGTGCTTATAA
- the LOC136079418 gene encoding uncharacterized protein LOC136079418: protein MSLTILEELLSWVCPLVEKKSTHMRDSISASERFCVTMRFLVNGDAQTTIAINYRMSPTVVGRIISERCRAIWVSLFKDKYIEPPSSEKQWEQIANDFENKWNFPHCLGAIDGKHVVMQAHACSGTQELA from the coding sequence ATGTCGCTAACGATATTGGAAGAACTTTTGTCTTGGGTGTGTCCGttggttgaaaaaaaatctacGCATATGAGAGATTCTATATCTGCTTCAGAAAGATTTTGTGTTACAATGCGTTTTTTGGTAAACGGTGATGCACAGACAACAATAGCTATTAACTACCGCATGAGTCCTACAGTTGTTGGAAGAATAATAAGTGAAAGATGTAGAGCCATATGGGTAtcactttttaaagataaatacatAGAGCCACCATCTTCTGAAAAACAATGGGAACAAATAGCAAATGACTTTGAGAATAAATGGAACTTTCCCCATTGCTTAGGTGCTATTGATGGAAAACATGTAGTTATGCAAGCTCATGCGTGCTCTGGCACGCAGGAGCTTGCATAA